In the Syntrophus aciditrophicus SB genome, GGATGTGGGGCGGACGGAACTGGGCACGGAGGTCTACGACATTCAGGCCTATTTTAACGGCAAGCCGTCCGCCGGAATGGCCATCCGTCAGGCCGCCAGCGCTAATGCTCTGGAAACGGCCGATAATGTGAGGGCAAAGCTGGAAGAGATGAGCCATTACTTCCCCGCCGGAATGAAAATCGTTTATCCCTACGACACCACGCCCTTTGTCAAGGTGGCCATCAAGGAGGTCGTTAAGACCCTGATCGAAGCGATCGTGCTGGTTTTCCTGGTTATGTATCTGTTCATGGGAAATCTGAGGGCCACCCTGATCCCGACCATCGCCGTCCCGGTGGTGATCCTGGGAACGTTTGCGGTGCTGGGATTTTTCGGCTTCTCCATCAACATGCTGACCATGTTTGCCATGGTGCTGGCCATCGGCCTCCTGGTGGATGATGCCATCGTGGTCGTGGAGAACGTGGAGCGGATCATGACTGAGGAAGGGCTGCTCCCCAAAGGGGCCACCCGCAAATCCATGGACCAGATTACCAGCGCCCTGATCGGCATCGGGCTCGTGCTTTCGGCGGTCTTCGGTCCCATGGCCTTTTTCGGCGGGTCCACGGGAGTCATCTATCGCCAGTTTTCCGTGACGATCATCGCCTCCATGCTTCTCTCGGTCGTCGTGGCCCTGATCCTGACGCCGGTGCTCTGTTCGTCGCTGCTCAAACCGGTAGCCGCCGGACACAACCCGGCGGACAATGCCGTCTTTTTTCTGCGGCCCTTTTTTATCTGGTTTGATCGGACGTTCCTTCGAATCCGGAACCTCTATGTCAACCTGATCGGCCATTCTCTTTCCAGAATATCCCGCTATCTTGTTATATTCCTCCTGATCGTGGCGGCCATGGGTTTTCTGTTTCTCCGCATGCCCACAGCTTATCTCCCCGATGAAGATCAGGGAGTCCTGATGGTTCAGGCCCTGCTCCCGGCAAACTCGACCCTGGAACAGACCGAAAGGATTATGGAGAATGTTCAGGCCCATTTCCTGGAGAATGAGAAGGATGCGGTCGAACACGTCATGACGATCTCCGGCATGAACTTCTCCGGCCGGGGACAGAACGCGGGCCTGGCCTTTGTCAAGTTGAGGGATTGGGAACTCCGGGATCGGCCGGATCTCAAGGTCGACGCTGTTGCGGGCAGGGCCATGGGACAATTTTCTTCAATCCGCAACGCCATGGTCTTTGCCTTCGCCCCGCCTGCGGTTGTGGAACTGGGGCAGGCCAAAGGGTTTGATTTTCAGTTGCTGGACCGGGGCGGCCTGGGGCATGCAGAACTGATGTCCGCCCGCAACCAGATCCTCGGCATGGCGGCAAAGGATCCTGTTCTGAGCAAGGTCCGGCCCAATGCCCTGGACGATGTGCCTGAATACCGGATCGATGTGGACTGGGGAAAGGCCGGCGCGCTGGGAACTCCCCTTGCCTCTATCCAGAATACGATCTCCGCGTCCTTCGGCAGCGCCTATGTCAACGACTTCATTCAGGGCGGCCGGGTTAAACGGGTATACGTTCAGGCCGATGCCCCCTACCGTATGCTTCCCGATGATCTGGAGAAGCTCCATGTACGCAACACTGCAGGCAAAATGGTTCCCTTCTCAGCCTTCGCGACGGGGCACTGGACTTCGGGATCTCCAAAACTGCAGCGCTATAACGGTTTCCCTTCCATCAACATTCAGGGTGAGTCGGCGCCGGGCAGGAGTTCCGGCGAGGCCATGCGGGCTATGGAAGGATTTATCAAAAAGCTGCCGCAGGGTATCGGTTTTGACTGGACGGGGCTTTCCTACCAGGAGCGGATGTCGAGTGCCCAGGCGCCCCTGCTTTACGCTTTTTCCATTTTCGTCATTTTCCTTTGCCTGGCGGCACTCTATGAGAGCTGGCCTATCCCGATCGCGATTCTGCTCACCCTTCCCCTGGGTATGATCGGCGGCGTCATCGCCTCGAGCCTTCGGGGGCTTCCCAATGACGTCTATTTCCAGATCGGCCTGCTGACGACCCTGGGGCTCACCACCAAAAATGCCATCCTGATCGTCCAGTTCGCCAAAACCGGACGGGAACAGGGAATGGGATTGATCGAGGCCACCCTGGAGGGGGCGAAACTACGTTTTCGTCCGATCGTCATGACCTCTCTGGCCTTCGGCTTCGGTGTTCTGCCCCTGGCCCTGACCACGGGCGCCGGCGCGGGAGCTCAGAATGCCATAGGCACGGGCGTATTGGGAGGAATGGTGACCGCGACCGTCCTGGTGGTTATTTTTACCCCGCTTTTTTACGTACTGATCGAGCGGTTTCTGGGCAGATACCGGCAACGGCAAGCCGTCAGGAAAGACTCCCGCATCGGCATCGTCGACCAGAACCTGAGCGATGAGCTGAAAACCGCCACGACAGAAAAGAAAAGTCCATTAGAGGATTGAAAATATGAAGAGTAATGGATCCCGTATTCTTGTACTGGGCATGATCGCTGTTCTGCTGGGGGGATGCACTCTGGCCCCGAAATACCAGCGTCCTGCCTCTCCTGTTCCTTCCGGCTGGCCGACGGGAGCGGCCTACCAGGGGGCAAAGCCTGATGAACCTGCGCTGACGGCGGTGGCGGAGCTGCCCTGGAGGGAGTTCCTCCCCGAGAAACGCCTTCAGAAGGTGATTGAAACGGCCTTGAACAACAGTCGCGACCTGCGTCTGACAACCTTGAATGTGGAAAGGGCGCGGGCCCTTTATGGCGTCCAGCGGGCTGAACTGCTGCCTGTGGTCGATGTGATGGGAAGCGGGCTCAAGGAGCGCGTCCCGGCGGATCTCTCGTCCTCCGGGCATTCAACGACCCGGGAGGTATACAGCGTCGATCTGGGGGTCACAGCCTGGGAAATCGACTTTTTCGGGCGAATCCGCAGCCTGAAAGACCGTGCCCTGCAGGAATATCTGGCCACGGATCAGGCCCGCCGCAACGCCCGGATCCTCCTGGTATCCGAGGTGGCCAATGTCTGGTTTGCCATGGCCGCCGACGCGGAGAATCTGAAACTCTCCCGCTCCACGCTTGAGGCCCAGCAAGCCTCCTATGATCTGATCCGGAAGCGCTACGATGTCGGGCTGTCATCCGAGCTGGATCTTCGCCGCGCGCAGACTCAAGTGGATACAGCCCGAAGAAACGTTGCCGTCTACACCCAACTGACGGCTCAGGATGAAAACGCCTTGAATCTTCTGGTCGGAACACCCCTCCCGGGGGAACTCCTGCCAGCAGGGCTGGACGGCGTTCTCCCCCCGAGGGAGATCTCTCCCGGCCTGTCCTCCGAAGTGCTCCTGAACCGACCGGATGTGCTGGCGGCGGAACACCGGCTCAAAGCGGCCCACGCCAACATCGGCGCCGCCCGCGCTGCTTTTTTCCCCCGCATCTCCCTGACGACCGCCATCGGAACGGCAAGCGCCGACCTCTCCGGGCTTTTCAAGTCCGGCCAGGATACCTGGATGTTCGCCCCGCAGATCGCCGTCCCGATTTTCGATGCCCGCACCTGGTCGGCCTATGATGTCACCAAAGTGGAGCGGGATATCTCTGTAACCCAATACGAGCAGACGATCCAGACGGCTTTCCGGGAAGTGGCCGATGCCCTGGCGCAGAGGGGAACCATTGGGGAACAACTGGCGGCCCAGGAGTCCCTGGTGGAGGCGACCGCCAGGACTTACCGTCTCGCTGACGCCCGCTACACACGGGGGGTCGACAGTTATCTG is a window encoding:
- a CDS encoding efflux RND transporter permease subunit, producing the protein MLSRFFLDRPVFAWVIAIIMMAAGALAIYNLPVSQYPPIAPPSIAITAFYPGASAETVENSVTQIIEQKMTGFDKLLYLSTSSDSAGSSRIELTFAPGTDPDMAWSQVQNKLQLAMASLPEVVQSSGVKVAKSTRNYLMIVGLVSEDGSMDGNDLRDYAQSSLEKVLSRVPGVGEVEIFGSQYAMRVWLNPDKLTDYRMTVQDVVTALKAYNAEVSAGQFGGAPAVPGQRLNAAIVVQSMLKTPEEFAAVPLRTNPDGSVVRIRDVGRTELGTEVYDIQAYFNGKPSAGMAIRQAASANALETADNVRAKLEEMSHYFPAGMKIVYPYDTTPFVKVAIKEVVKTLIEAIVLVFLVMYLFMGNLRATLIPTIAVPVVILGTFAVLGFFGFSINMLTMFAMVLAIGLLVDDAIVVVENVERIMTEEGLLPKGATRKSMDQITSALIGIGLVLSAVFGPMAFFGGSTGVIYRQFSVTIIASMLLSVVVALILTPVLCSSLLKPVAAGHNPADNAVFFLRPFFIWFDRTFLRIRNLYVNLIGHSLSRISRYLVIFLLIVAAMGFLFLRMPTAYLPDEDQGVLMVQALLPANSTLEQTERIMENVQAHFLENEKDAVEHVMTISGMNFSGRGQNAGLAFVKLRDWELRDRPDLKVDAVAGRAMGQFSSIRNAMVFAFAPPAVVELGQAKGFDFQLLDRGGLGHAELMSARNQILGMAAKDPVLSKVRPNALDDVPEYRIDVDWGKAGALGTPLASIQNTISASFGSAYVNDFIQGGRVKRVYVQADAPYRMLPDDLEKLHVRNTAGKMVPFSAFATGHWTSGSPKLQRYNGFPSINIQGESAPGRSSGEAMRAMEGFIKKLPQGIGFDWTGLSYQERMSSAQAPLLYAFSIFVIFLCLAALYESWPIPIAILLTLPLGMIGGVIASSLRGLPNDVYFQIGLLTTLGLTTKNAILIVQFAKTGREQGMGLIEATLEGAKLRFRPIVMTSLAFGFGVLPLALTTGAGAGAQNAIGTGVLGGMVTATVLVVIFTPLFYVLIERFLGRYRQRQAVRKDSRIGIVDQNLSDELKTATTEKKSPLED
- a CDS encoding efflux transporter outer membrane subunit; amino-acid sequence: MKSNGSRILVLGMIAVLLGGCTLAPKYQRPASPVPSGWPTGAAYQGAKPDEPALTAVAELPWREFLPEKRLQKVIETALNNSRDLRLTTLNVERARALYGVQRAELLPVVDVMGSGLKERVPADLSSSGHSTTREVYSVDLGVTAWEIDFFGRIRSLKDRALQEYLATDQARRNARILLVSEVANVWFAMAADAENLKLSRSTLEAQQASYDLIRKRYDVGLSSELDLRRAQTQVDTARRNVAVYTQLTAQDENALNLLVGTPLPGELLPAGLDGVLPPREISPGLSSEVLLNRPDVLAAEHRLKAAHANIGAARAAFFPRISLTTAIGTASADLSGLFKSGQDTWMFAPQIAVPIFDARTWSAYDVTKVERDISVTQYEQTIQTAFREVADALAQRGTIGEQLAAQESLVEATARTYRLADARYTRGVDSYLNVLDAQRSLFSAQQVLTALRGSRFTNQVNLYKVLGGGTAMDSRYQ